The genomic DNA GGTCAAGTCACCTTTAGCTTCTTTGGTTCAAAAATACCGCAGGGGGAGTCCGCAGGACGGGGGACTGGTCCCCCTCTGTCTTGCGCACCGCAGGTGCAACCCGCCCGCGGCACGTGCATGGTTTAATCTATCATGGCGTCTTCTTTAACGAACATGTTTGCCCATGCACGATCAATGAGATCCGGCGTCATCTGGTAGGGGATGCCTTCGAACTCACAGATTGCGATCATCTGGTCGATCAGGAATATTGGCTGATAGTTTGCATAAACATTATCAATCGTTGGATATTTCTTTTGGATCAAATGCACCAAAGCGGGCTCATCCAGCGGAATTTCTTTCTTTCGTGCCATCATCGCGAAGATTTTTGAGAAATCTTCCTGGTTTGGTCCATCAATTTTGATCTTAAAGAAGATCCGGCGCAGGGCCGCCTTGTCAAAAAGTTCATTTGGGTGGAAGTTGGTTGAAAAGATCACGAGCGTGTCGAACGGCACCTCGAATTTTTCACCAGATTGTAGGGCAAGGATGTCGCGGTTTTCTTCCAGCGGCACAATCCAACGGTTCACAATCGCTTGTGGCGGTTCCGCCTGACGGCCAAGGTCGTCAATAATAAAAATGCCGCCAGACGACTTCAGTTGCAGAGGGGCCTGATAGGTCCGCGCGGTCGGGTTGTAGACAAGATCGAGCATCGACAGTGACAATTCGCCACCCGTTACAACCGTTGGGCGTTCGCATTTCACATAGCGGGTGTCAAATTTGCCAGATGTGCGGCGCAGGGAATTTGGATCATCGATATCCTCTTCGGCGGCCGAATGCACAATCGGGTCAAAGACTGTGATGACCTGACCGGAATATTCAATCGCGCGCGGGATATAAATCTTATCGCCAAGCGCGTCTCGAATTCCGTTTGAAATAGCGGACTTACCGTTACCGGGCGGGCCATACATCAAAATTGATCGACCCGCACCAACGGCTGGCCCCAGTTGGTCCAGTAGGTCATTCGGCAAAATCAGGTGGCCCATTGCGTTGACCAGCTGGTCGCGGGTGACTTGGATGTTACGTATGGATTGGCGCGTCACCTGTTCGCGGTACACGTCCAGCGGCACGGGCATCGCACCGAAATATTCGGATTGCGCCAGAGCGTCCAATGCACGGGCTTTGCCCATGTCGGTCAGTTGATAGCCCATTTCGTTGCTGTTGTTGGCGTTCAGGGTACCCGTCGCTTCGCACAATTTTTGTTCACGCAAACCGTCGACCAATTGCTGGGTGACGTTGACTGGCAAACAAATAGCCCGCGCGATGGCGCTGACGTTTTCCAGATTGGTGCGAAACATTGTCTTGATTAAAATGTCGCGCATCATCACTGGCGACAGCGACATTGCGTCAAGTGTTTTGGGCGCGGGTGGCGCCATGACGTCTGAGGTTTGCATATTCATGTCATTTTGTCCGTTTCCAGTGCCGATCGGCGTTGTTTGTGTGACCCAACCGCGCAGCAAGGCTGGAATTCAGCCCCGCGCAGGGAAAGGTTTGCAATGATGGTGTGCCTGACTATTGTGTCGAAAAAAGGGACAAACCCGATCCTAAGGCAGGCCCAAATGACCAAATCCAAGACAGCAGCGTTAACAGCCTTCCTTTTCGCCGTATTGGCGGCGATGGGGGGGGCGTCTGTCCTCAAGGGTGGGCTCTATATTGGCAAACACGAAGGTGACACGCTGCATTTGATGCAGATCGTGTTCCGCATGGCTGATGGTCAGACTCCGCATCTGGATTTCATGACACCGATTGGCGCGTTGGCGTTTTGGCCGATTGCGATGTTGGTGAAGTCGGGATTTGGCATCGGTATGGCGGTGATCTGGAGCCAGGTCTTCGCGGCGCTGATTTTTCTGCCCGTGGTTGTCTGGCTTGCTTGGTCGCGGCTGACCCCATGGCTTGGCGCGCTGTTTGGCCTGTTTGTCATGGTGCTATTATTGGCGCTGGTCCACGGAGAGGCGCAGCGGTCGGTTTCAATTTCGATGCATTATAACCGTCTGGCATGGGCGGCGGCGTTCGTTGCAATTGTTGCGGCACTGATCCCACCTACCAATCAAGACGGTCGTGGTCGCTCCAGCATTGACGGCATCATCATCGGGGCGATGATCTGCGTCATGTTGATGATCAAGATGACCTATTTCGTGTCCTTCGCGGTGCCGATCGTGGTTGCTTTGTTGATGACAGGGCAGAGGCGTGCGCTGCTGTATGCAGTCCTGACAGGTGTCGCCGTGGCGGGCACGATCACTGTGTTCGCTGGGTTCGAATACTGGATCTCCTACGCGCAGGATTTGCTGGCAGTGGCTGGGTCTGAAGTGCGATCGGCACCGGGTGAACCGTTGACGGCCGTTATGGGCGCGCCGGCCTATTTGGGTGGATCGATTGCTGCGATTGTTGGTGTGATTTTTCTGCGCCAAGCGCAGGTTGCGGCTGGTGGGCTGGTCCTGCTTTTGCTTATCCCCGGCTTCTTTTATGTGACGTACCAGAACTTTGGGAATGACCCGCAGTGGTTGCTTTTACTGGCGGTTTTGTTGTTGGCGCTGCGCGACCAAGCGGCAGATGTGGTAAACGGGTGGGGCTGGAACCTCCGCGATGGTATTATGGTGGTGGCAGCGGTCGCATTGGCACTGACCGCGCCATCATTTTTCAACCTTGCCTATAGTCCGTATCGGCACTTCAACATTGACGTGTCAGAATACGCACCGATCCTGCCGCGCGGCGGGGTGCATACGGACCTGCAATCGCTCGACTTGCGGGTGAACCGCGTTGACGCGCGGATAGCTTTGGACGGGAATGTTGCGGGCCTTCCTGCATACCCAGACCGCGATGAACCGCTGGTTTTCATGGGCGAAACCTTGCCGATCTGTACGGTCGAACTCGGCCTGCCGATGGTGATGGCCGCCATGGTGCGCGATCTGGAAGACGCAGGCTTGGCGGACGGCAAATCGTTGTTCGCGGCTGACGTGTTTTCAAGTCATTGGTTGTTTGGCGCGCTTGAACCGATGGATCAGGGCGCGCCTTGGTATTATGGCGGGCTGCCCGGAATTGAGGATGCGGATTACCTATTGGTGCCGCTGTGTCCGGTTGATCAAAAGATTCAGCACCAGATCCTAGGGGCGATCAAGGAACGGGGCGATGCGATCAGTGTTACGGAAATCCGCCGTACCGAATTGTATATCCTGTACCAACTGGGGTAATCAGAACAGCGGGATCGCCAGATAAACGATCAGCACGGCACCCATTGGGAACCCCATCGGGAACCGTTTGCCCTGTGCCCAGCTTTCCCAGTCAGGCACCAGACTGCGCAAC from Octadecabacter antarcticus 307 includes the following:
- a CDS encoding P-loop NTPase family protein, which gives rise to MNMQTSDVMAPPAPKTLDAMSLSPVMMRDILIKTMFRTNLENVSAIARAICLPVNVTQQLVDGLREQKLCEATGTLNANNSNEMGYQLTDMGKARALDALAQSEYFGAMPVPLDVYREQVTRQSIRNIQVTRDQLVNAMGHLILPNDLLDQLGPAVGAGRSILMYGPPGNGKSAISNGIRDALGDKIYIPRAIEYSGQVITVFDPIVHSAAEEDIDDPNSLRRTSGKFDTRYVKCERPTVVTGGELSLSMLDLVYNPTARTYQAPLQLKSSGGIFIIDDLGRQAEPPQAIVNRWIVPLEENRDILALQSGEKFEVPFDTLVIFSTNFHPNELFDKAALRRIFFKIKIDGPNQEDFSKIFAMMARKKEIPLDEPALVHLIQKKYPTIDNVYANYQPIFLIDQMIAICEFEGIPYQMTPDLIDRAWANMFVKEDAMID